A genomic segment from Dermatobacter hominis encodes:
- a CDS encoding type IV toxin-antitoxin system AbiEi family antitoxin domain-containing protein, protein MRSDSLARLVELSKDQAGTFSADQAVSLGISRKQVRTAHHAGVLQRIHPSVYWLGGGRVPRPSLVHAAVLAVGGGVPSHESSLFLHGVDRVPFVVAISTGPGARTDLPGVRIHRVRDLVPPHLCIVDGLVTTTIERALVDVTSVFAPVRTEWLLDQLTITTRRTSIGRIGRVLRQVNRRGRRGIGTLATLLDERRPSDPTPRSRLERSADELLALTGLPPAEREYPLPSLLVADGGPVEGFVDRAWPDVQLIVEVDGRPWHARERDMARDRRRDRRAAAAGWQTLRILDEEVSDVPDEVVADIVAAHAERRVLLRRGG, encoded by the coding sequence GTGCGATCCGACTCGCTCGCCCGGCTCGTCGAGCTGTCCAAGGACCAGGCCGGGACCTTCTCGGCCGACCAGGCCGTGTCGCTCGGCATCTCGCGCAAGCAGGTCCGCACCGCCCACCACGCCGGTGTCCTCCAGCGCATCCACCCGTCCGTGTACTGGCTGGGCGGCGGTCGCGTGCCCAGGCCCAGCCTCGTGCACGCCGCGGTGCTGGCCGTGGGTGGGGGAGTGCCCAGCCACGAGTCGTCGCTGTTCCTGCACGGCGTCGACCGCGTCCCGTTCGTGGTCGCGATCTCGACCGGACCAGGCGCCCGCACCGACCTGCCCGGCGTACGGATCCACCGGGTCCGGGACCTCGTCCCGCCACACCTGTGCATTGTCGACGGCCTGGTCACCACCACCATCGAGCGTGCGCTCGTCGACGTGACGTCGGTGTTCGCTCCGGTGCGGACGGAGTGGCTCCTCGACCAGCTGACGATCACCACTCGACGGACATCGATCGGTCGGATCGGCCGGGTCCTCCGGCAGGTCAACCGCAGGGGCCGGCGCGGCATCGGCACGCTGGCGACGCTGCTCGACGAGCGCCGACCGTCGGACCCGACGCCCCGGAGCCGGTTGGAGCGCTCGGCGGACGAGCTGCTCGCCCTCACCGGTCTGCCGCCGGCCGAGCGCGAGTACCCGTTGCCGTCGCTGCTCGTCGCCGACGGCGGGCCCGTCGAGGGGTTCGTGGACCGGGCGTGGCCCGACGTCCAGCTCATCGTCGAGGTCGACGGCCGGCCGTGGCACGCCCGCGAGCGGGACATGGCCCGGGACCGGCGTCGCGACCGACGGGCCGCCGCAGCCGGGTGGCAGACCCTCCGGATCCTGGACGAGGAGGTGAGCGACGTCCCCGACGAGGTCGTCGCCGACATCGTGGCCGCCCACGCCGAGCGCCGCGTGCTGCTCCGGCGCGGCGGCTGA
- a CDS encoding HAD family hydrolase, which produces MTGGPGVLFDVDGTLVDSNYLHTLAWSRALREGGHQVAMNVIHRLVGMGGDQLTERLLGEADDAAVDRWRSNYEQLRAEVTAFPGASELVGALHDAGVRVVLASSSPADHVEAMIDLLGVADVIDAATSSDDADSSKPAPDIFEAALAAGDVDRGRALVVGDSIWDVQAARAAGLATAGVESGGFSRHELTEEGALAVYRHVGDLRQQWRTGPLGQLLP; this is translated from the coding sequence ATGACCGGGGGACCGGGCGTCCTGTTCGACGTCGACGGCACGCTCGTGGACTCCAACTACCTGCACACGCTGGCCTGGTCGAGGGCGCTCCGCGAGGGCGGCCACCAGGTCGCGATGAACGTCATCCACCGTCTGGTCGGGATGGGCGGCGACCAGCTCACCGAGCGGCTCCTGGGCGAGGCGGACGATGCGGCGGTGGACCGGTGGCGCAGCAACTACGAGCAGCTCAGGGCCGAGGTCACCGCCTTCCCCGGGGCGAGCGAGCTGGTGGGCGCGCTGCACGACGCCGGTGTGCGGGTCGTGCTGGCGAGCTCGTCGCCCGCCGACCACGTCGAGGCGATGATCGACCTGCTCGGGGTCGCCGACGTGATCGACGCCGCCACCAGCTCCGACGACGCCGACTCCTCGAAGCCGGCACCCGACATCTTCGAGGCGGCGCTGGCGGCGGGCGACGTCGACCGTGGGCGTGCGCTCGTGGTGGGGGACTCGATCTGGGACGTGCAGGCCGCCCGGGCGGCGGGTCTGGCGACGGCGGGCGTCGAGTCGGGCGGGTTCAGCCGCCACGAGCTCACCGAGGAAGGTGCGCTCGCCGTGTACCGCCACGTCGGCGACCTGCGCCAGCAGTGGCGGACCGGCCCGCTCGGCCAGCTGCTGCCGTAG
- a CDS encoding SDR family NAD(P)-dependent oxidoreductase, which yields MTAFGAESTAEEVLDGVDLTGTTVLITGTSSGLGVETARVLDERGARVIGVVRDVEKGRRSLDEVGATGVELYEADLASLASVRSFTDAFVADGGGPIDVLIANAGIMACPRGATADGFELQFGTNHLGHFVLVGRLLPQLLAGAPSRVVVLSSAGHDWSDVSLDDPGFERTTYDEWVAYGRAKTANVLFAVELDRRLQASGVRATALHPGGIITDLGRHLTEASMNALVEGRGGADVTFKSVPQGAATTVWAGFVADPDEVGGRYCQDCAVAPVVDRPGDAGVMRYALDPDTARALWDLSEEMVGESFPT from the coding sequence ATGACCGCCTTCGGTGCGGAGTCGACCGCCGAGGAGGTGCTCGACGGCGTCGACCTGACCGGCACGACGGTCCTCATCACCGGGACGTCGTCCGGTCTGGGGGTCGAGACCGCCCGGGTGCTCGACGAGCGCGGCGCCCGGGTCATCGGCGTGGTCCGGGACGTCGAGAAGGGCCGCCGCAGCCTGGACGAGGTCGGCGCCACGGGCGTCGAGCTGTACGAGGCCGATCTCGCGTCGCTCGCGTCGGTCCGCTCGTTCACCGACGCGTTCGTCGCCGATGGCGGCGGACCGATCGACGTGCTGATCGCCAACGCCGGGATCATGGCCTGTCCTCGCGGGGCGACCGCCGACGGCTTCGAGCTGCAGTTCGGGACCAACCACCTGGGCCACTTCGTGCTGGTCGGCCGGCTGCTCCCCCAGCTGCTCGCGGGCGCCCCGTCCCGGGTCGTCGTCCTGTCGTCGGCCGGCCACGACTGGAGCGACGTCAGCCTGGACGACCCCGGGTTCGAGCGCACCACCTACGACGAGTGGGTCGCGTACGGGAGGGCCAAGACCGCCAACGTGCTGTTCGCGGTCGAGCTCGACCGTCGCCTGCAGGCAAGCGGCGTCCGAGCCACGGCGCTGCACCCCGGCGGGATCATCACCGACCTCGGTCGCCACCTCACCGAGGCGTCGATGAACGCCCTGGTCGAGGGGCGCGGGGGTGCGGACGTGACGTTCAAGTCCGTCCCGCAGGGCGCGGCGACGACGGTCTGGGCCGGCTTCGTGGCCGATCCCGACGAGGTGGGTGGTCGCTACTGCCAGGACTGCGCGGTCGCGCCCGTGGTCGACCGGCCGGGCGACGCCGGTGTCATGAGGTACGCGCTCGACCCCGACACGGCCCGGGCGCTGTGGGACCTGTCGGAGGAGATGGTCGGCGAGTCGTTCCCGACCTGA
- a CDS encoding oxidoreductase, whose amino-acid sequence MSRWLITGCSTGIGRAIAVAALDAGHSVVVTARRPEAVQDLVDAHPDRAVAVALDVTDRGQIERAVALAVDTFGGLDVLVNNAGYGYLSAVEEGDDAEVRALFDTNFFGVVDVIKAVLPTMRAQGSGRIVNVSSMTGIVTNPPNTYYSATKHAVEALTEGLSKEVGPLGIKVSAIEPGAFQTDYLTRSMHVADSDEAYGHVTERKELMQAFAEHLPGDPAKLAGAVLQLTELDDPPLRLLLGNDVLHAYREKAAAWSASVDEWEPLTTSMDLDRPA is encoded by the coding sequence ATGAGCCGCTGGCTGATCACCGGCTGCTCCACCGGCATCGGCCGCGCCATCGCCGTCGCCGCGCTCGACGCGGGCCACTCCGTCGTGGTGACCGCCCGGCGGCCGGAGGCGGTGCAGGACCTCGTCGACGCGCACCCCGACCGGGCCGTCGCCGTCGCGCTCGACGTCACCGACCGCGGCCAGATCGAACGAGCGGTCGCGCTGGCGGTCGACACGTTCGGCGGGCTCGACGTCCTCGTCAACAACGCCGGGTACGGCTACCTGTCGGCCGTCGAGGAGGGCGACGACGCCGAGGTCCGCGCCCTGTTCGACACCAACTTCTTCGGCGTGGTCGACGTGATCAAGGCGGTGCTGCCGACCATGCGGGCGCAGGGCAGCGGCCGCATCGTGAACGTCAGCTCGATGACCGGGATCGTCACCAACCCGCCCAACACCTACTACTCCGCGACCAAGCACGCCGTGGAGGCGCTCACCGAGGGCCTGTCGAAGGAGGTGGGGCCGCTCGGCATCAAGGTCAGCGCGATCGAGCCGGGTGCGTTCCAGACCGACTACCTCACCCGGTCGATGCACGTCGCCGACAGCGACGAGGCCTACGGCCACGTGACCGAGCGCAAGGAGCTGATGCAGGCCTTCGCCGAGCACCTGCCGGGCGATCCGGCCAAGCTCGCCGGCGCGGTGCTGCAGCTCACCGAGCTCGACGATCCGCCGCTGCGGCTGCTGCTCGGCAACGACGTCCTGCACGCCTACCGGGAGAAGGCGGCCGCCTGGTCCGCGAGCGTCGACGAGTGGGAGCCCCTCACGACGTCGATGGACCTCGACCGGCCGGCATGA
- a CDS encoding sulfotransferase family protein has product MASDPGDVFDEDRLLASARRIAGSDDLGEEPFLDPLRALLDSLRSASLNDMGRMIWRGTLLKSLSQRARAERWWHEHPEILEEPIRAPIVVVGMMRSGTTLLQRALASDPRLTCAYGWEVGEPAPRPGWDPTAPDPRVADAEDREEQVRTFAPELFAIHPTYVHEAEEEIVFLGDAFLSHIPEASCDVPAYRSWVDEQDFAPAYRWLRLMLQLLQWQKRRRGEPLRPFVLKTPSHLGYLDVLLAEFPDAHIVHSHRDPVDVITSGASLNATLWRMHCDDVDPDEVGRQWLERMGWSCDRALAARARIPAERITDVRFSDAVADPPATVERILAAVDLPATDASREALGAWLDHDRRREALPVHRYQPADFGLSPEGIRKRFADYSDAFLQPTS; this is encoded by the coding sequence GTGGCATCGGACCCGGGGGACGTGTTCGACGAGGACCGGCTGCTCGCCTCGGCGCGGCGGATCGCCGGGTCGGACGACCTGGGCGAGGAGCCGTTCCTGGACCCGTTGCGAGCCCTGCTCGACTCGCTGCGGTCGGCGTCGCTGAACGACATGGGTCGGATGATCTGGCGAGGGACGCTCCTCAAGAGCCTCTCGCAGCGGGCCCGCGCCGAGCGGTGGTGGCACGAGCACCCCGAGATCCTCGAGGAGCCGATCCGCGCACCGATCGTCGTGGTCGGCATGATGCGGTCCGGCACGACGCTGCTCCAGCGTGCGCTGGCGAGCGACCCGCGACTGACCTGCGCCTACGGATGGGAGGTCGGGGAGCCGGCACCGCGTCCGGGTTGGGACCCGACGGCGCCCGATCCCCGCGTGGCCGACGCCGAGGACCGCGAGGAGCAGGTGCGGACCTTCGCGCCGGAGCTGTTCGCGATCCACCCCACCTACGTGCACGAGGCCGAGGAGGAGATCGTGTTCCTCGGTGACGCGTTCCTCTCGCACATCCCCGAGGCCTCGTGCGACGTCCCGGCCTACCGGTCGTGGGTGGACGAGCAGGACTTCGCGCCGGCGTACCGGTGGCTGCGGCTGATGCTCCAGCTGCTGCAGTGGCAGAAGCGCCGACGGGGCGAACCGCTGCGGCCGTTCGTGCTCAAGACGCCCTCGCACCTCGGCTACCTCGACGTCCTCCTGGCCGAGTTCCCCGACGCCCACATCGTCCACTCCCACCGGGACCCGGTGGACGTGATCACCTCCGGAGCGTCGCTCAACGCGACGCTGTGGCGCATGCACTGCGACGACGTCGACCCTGACGAGGTCGGCCGGCAGTGGCTCGAGCGGATGGGCTGGTCCTGCGACCGTGCGCTCGCGGCCCGGGCCCGGATCCCTGCCGAGCGCATCACCGACGTCCGCTTCTCCGATGCGGTCGCCGATCCACCCGCGACCGTCGAGCGCATCCTCGCAGCGGTCGACCTGCCGGCGACCGACGCGTCACGGGAGGCGCTCGGGGCCTGGCTCGACCACGACCGCCGCCGCGAGGCGCTGCCCGTGCACCGCTACCAGCCGGCGGACTTCGGCCTCTCGCCCGAGGGCATCCGGAAGCGCTTCGCCGACTACAGCGACGCCTTCCTGCAACCGACGAGCTGA
- a CDS encoding nuclear transport factor 2 family protein, protein MAVPDLQPADARAIENLVYAYAERIDAGDLPGVAELFRHGRLIPAPGASLEGSEQVLALYEGSTRLYEDGTPRTKHVTTNVAVELDASGTPSARSYFTVLQQTEVLPLQAIIAGRYHDTFHRVDGDWCFRTREMFVDLTGDLSQHLLFDLR, encoded by the coding sequence ATGGCCGTGCCCGACCTCCAGCCCGCCGACGCCCGCGCGATCGAGAACCTGGTCTACGCGTACGCCGAGCGGATCGACGCCGGCGACCTGCCCGGCGTCGCCGAGCTGTTCCGCCACGGGCGGCTGATCCCCGCCCCGGGCGCCTCGTTGGAGGGCTCGGAGCAGGTGCTCGCGCTGTACGAGGGGTCGACCCGCCTCTACGAGGACGGCACACCACGGACGAAGCACGTCACCACCAACGTCGCGGTCGAGCTGGACGCGTCGGGCACGCCGTCCGCCCGGTCCTACTTCACCGTGCTCCAGCAGACCGAGGTCCTGCCGCTGCAGGCGATCATCGCGGGCCGCTACCACGACACGTTCCACCGCGTCGACGGCGACTGGTGCTTCCGCACCCGGGAGATGTTCGTCGACCTGACCGGCGACCTCAGCCAGCACCTGCTGTTCGACCTCCGCTGA
- a CDS encoding NAD(P)-binding protein, translating into MADVEVDYLVVGAGASGMAFVDALVAERDDCDVLLVDRRHRPGGHWLDAYPFVRLHQPSATYGVTSRRLGEDRIDRSGPNAGFYERATAAEIVGYYDAVLEQVLLPTGRVRFAGLVEHTAGADGTHTLRSLVTGDERTVHVRRRLVDATYTESSIPKTHTPGFAIDAGATVVPPNDLVLPGVPPSGYTVIGGGKTAMDTCGWLLDMGVDPDRIRWVRSRDGWYFNRAYTQPGELVGSFMQLQARWIAAAAEAEDARDFAHRLEASEVFLRIDPAVEPTAFRGATTSVAEVAALRSIDDVVRRGRVRQVAADRITFDDGELPTPPGHVYVDCTAAGVRPTTPRPLFAPGHLTLEYVTLGFVPWGAATVGAVEALVDGDDDLKNQLCPPVVFTGHVDDLLAFADAGMRGLGARSTVPALAAWTEACRLNPARGASAHLDDPAVADAFEVMAASLFPALENLERLLAATGSDQAPAPLS; encoded by the coding sequence ATGGCTGATGTCGAGGTCGACTACCTGGTCGTCGGCGCCGGCGCGTCGGGCATGGCGTTCGTCGACGCGCTGGTCGCCGAGCGCGACGACTGCGACGTGCTGCTCGTCGACCGCCGCCACCGGCCCGGCGGCCACTGGCTCGACGCCTACCCGTTCGTCCGGCTCCACCAGCCCTCGGCGACCTACGGCGTCACCTCGCGACGGCTCGGCGAGGATCGCATCGACCGATCCGGACCCAACGCCGGCTTCTACGAGCGAGCGACGGCCGCCGAGATCGTCGGCTACTACGACGCCGTCCTCGAGCAGGTGCTGCTGCCGACGGGGCGCGTGCGGTTCGCCGGCCTGGTGGAGCACACCGCCGGTGCCGACGGGACGCACACGCTGCGGTCGCTGGTGACCGGTGACGAGCGGACCGTGCACGTGCGGCGCCGGCTCGTCGACGCCACCTACACCGAGTCGTCCATCCCGAAGACGCACACGCCCGGCTTCGCCATCGACGCCGGCGCGACGGTCGTGCCGCCCAACGACCTCGTCCTGCCCGGGGTCCCGCCGTCGGGCTACACCGTCATCGGTGGCGGGAAGACGGCGATGGACACCTGCGGGTGGCTGCTCGACATGGGGGTCGACCCCGACCGGATCCGATGGGTGCGATCCCGTGACGGCTGGTACTTCAACCGCGCCTACACCCAACCGGGCGAGCTGGTGGGATCGTTCATGCAGCTCCAGGCCCGGTGGATCGCCGCGGCCGCCGAGGCCGAGGACGCCCGGGACTTCGCGCACCGGCTCGAGGCGTCGGAGGTGTTCCTCCGCATCGATCCCGCCGTGGAGCCGACCGCCTTCCGGGGTGCGACCACGAGCGTGGCCGAGGTCGCGGCGCTGCGCTCGATCGACGACGTCGTGCGTCGGGGCCGAGTCCGGCAGGTCGCGGCGGATCGGATCACGTTCGACGACGGCGAGCTCCCCACGCCTCCCGGGCACGTCTACGTCGACTGCACCGCCGCAGGGGTGCGGCCCACCACGCCACGGCCGCTCTTCGCCCCCGGGCACCTCACGCTCGAGTACGTGACGCTCGGCTTCGTGCCGTGGGGAGCGGCGACGGTCGGCGCCGTCGAGGCGCTGGTCGACGGCGACGACGACCTGAAGAACCAGCTGTGCCCACCCGTCGTGTTCACGGGTCACGTCGATGACCTGCTGGCCTTCGCCGACGCCGGCATGCGTGGCCTCGGCGCCCGATCCACGGTCCCCGCGCTCGCGGCGTGGACCGAGGCGTGCCGGCTCAACCCGGCCCGGGGCGCCTCGGCGCACCTCGACGACCCCGCGGTCGCGGACGCGTTCGAGGTGATGGCGGCGAGCCTCTTCCCCGCGCTCGAGAACCTCGAGCGGCTCCTGGCGGCGACCGGGTCGGACCAGGCGCCCGCGCCGCTGTCCTGA
- a CDS encoding DcrB-related protein → MSEQRYQGTIGVTVPAGWFVKESITLLAPSGQANVIVSSEPLDPTITTAQYAATQGELLRREFPGYVEHRVDETGVFGMDGYLRQFEWTPPDGVRVAQVQAYATREGRGYTATGTAPATVAGEHIRTFLDVLRSVEVDGPTRPSGAGSGAGPRRGPQRSVTWTG, encoded by the coding sequence ATGTCGGAGCAGCGGTACCAGGGCACGATCGGCGTCACCGTCCCCGCAGGGTGGTTCGTGAAGGAGTCGATCACCCTGCTCGCCCCCTCCGGGCAGGCGAACGTCATCGTCTCGTCCGAACCGCTCGATCCGACGATCACGACGGCGCAGTACGCCGCCACCCAGGGCGAGCTGCTGCGCCGCGAGTTCCCCGGCTACGTGGAGCACCGCGTCGACGAGACGGGGGTCTTCGGGATGGACGGGTACCTGCGGCAGTTCGAGTGGACGCCCCCGGACGGCGTACGGGTGGCGCAGGTGCAGGCGTACGCCACGAGGGAGGGTCGCGGGTACACGGCGACGGGGACCGCACCGGCCACCGTGGCCGGGGAGCACATCCGGACGTTCCTCGACGTCCTGCGCTCGGTCGAGGTCGACGGTCCCACGAGGCCGTCCGGTGCGGGTTCCGGGGCGGGACCGCGCCGAGGCCCGCAGCGGTCGGTCACGTGGACCGGGTGA
- a CDS encoding BtrH N-terminal domain-containing protein has translation MSFEDQIADLDAVGVVDTDGDGVADTVIADLDADGVADAAVHIDAATGGYSMQEVAADGSSVTLVHDADGSIVEAAFVDPTGAVVEMSGDGLADFLDGFGVGVQEDAPVDAPVDDGSAGTDDAVDDDVISQVPIQTDPDLYTTTDEVTSTDAYLEWEAGSGGSDDVVGDVSDADFWFQQSTGYTCAPSAATQIIEDFTGAALPNEVDVSVYAAELGLLSDDGMTIDGLAQVLTDLGVPSETLHDQTWDDLAGYLDEGRSVVMAVDSGDYWPGYADETDGVDHAVRIVAIDTERCVAVLSDSGHPDGHQLEVPLDALDEAWSSPSVDESGETVSDRTLVVSDQPDPTVDGDVADPYGEPMDQEVPDVAQVGAGSTADAGVDPFAASADADDDGGSPFGDAFSNPLGWVIVPVVLAASRIFSAVASKR, from the coding sequence ATGTCGTTCGAGGACCAGATCGCAGACCTGGACGCCGTGGGCGTCGTGGACACGGATGGCGACGGTGTCGCCGACACGGTGATCGCCGACCTGGACGCCGACGGCGTGGCCGACGCGGCGGTCCACATCGACGCCGCGACCGGCGGGTACTCGATGCAGGAGGTGGCGGCCGACGGCTCGTCGGTGACCCTCGTCCACGACGCCGACGGCTCGATCGTCGAGGCGGCGTTCGTCGACCCCACCGGCGCGGTGGTCGAGATGAGCGGCGACGGCCTCGCCGACTTCCTCGACGGGTTCGGTGTCGGGGTGCAGGAGGACGCCCCCGTGGACGCACCCGTCGACGACGGCTCCGCCGGGACCGACGACGCGGTCGACGACGACGTGATCTCGCAGGTGCCGATCCAGACCGACCCCGACCTGTACACGACCACCGACGAGGTCACGTCCACCGACGCGTACCTCGAGTGGGAGGCCGGCTCCGGCGGATCGGACGACGTCGTGGGCGACGTGTCCGACGCCGACTTCTGGTTCCAGCAGTCGACCGGCTACACGTGCGCCCCGTCGGCGGCCACGCAGATCATCGAGGACTTCACCGGCGCCGCGCTCCCCAACGAGGTCGATGTCTCGGTGTACGCCGCCGAGCTCGGGTTGCTCAGCGACGACGGCATGACGATCGACGGGCTGGCGCAGGTGCTCACCGACCTGGGCGTGCCCTCCGAGACGCTGCACGACCAGACCTGGGACGATCTCGCCGGCTACCTCGACGAGGGCCGGTCCGTCGTGATGGCGGTCGATTCGGGCGACTACTGGCCCGGCTACGCGGACGAGACCGACGGGGTCGACCACGCCGTGCGGATCGTGGCGATCGACACCGAGCGGTGCGTGGCCGTCCTGTCCGACTCGGGCCATCCCGACGGCCACCAGCTCGAGGTGCCGCTCGACGCCCTCGACGAGGCCTGGAGCTCCCCGAGCGTCGACGAGTCCGGCGAGACGGTGTCCGACCGGACCCTCGTCGTGTCGGACCAGCCGGACCCGACGGTCGACGGCGACGTCGCCGACCCGTACGGGGAGCCGATGGACCAGGAGGTCCCCGATGTGGCGCAGGTCGGCGCCGGGTCGACGGCCGACGCGGGCGTCGACCCGTTCGCCGCCTCGGCGGACGCCGATGACGACGGCGGGAGCCCCTTCGGCGACGCGTTCTCCAACCCGCTCGGCTGGGTGATCGTGCCGGTGGTCCTGGCGGCGTCCAGGATCTTCTCGGCGGTCGCCTCGAAGCGGTGA
- a CDS encoding dynamin family protein → MTTSASSVVAEGLASVRPALAPASVERLDQVCARAAEPPTVAVAGRVSAGKSTLVNAVVGRRVAPTDAGECTEIVARFRFGRAEHVVVHGRDGTTSVRRLDDDGRIPATLGMPVAEVDHIEVHLANRRLRAVEIVDTPGVSSASGAGDRTERYLGIDDVSTAAVGRADAVLYLLTHTGRTDEATDLASFGSASGGRSDGAIGVLGKADLVAGGDRAAAEDLAGRLADRLQGSVRTVLPLWTLVAEAVSCGRLSEDDARAVVAISAVDTTTRELLLADASLFVDLDAPVDRAARQRLQDVLGHTGAARAVGFAADGARGAAQLADALDAMSGRAELDRALVELTERADVLRAARMLASADAIAYGEPDAAPLRDVVEQLRVRPELHVLDETTALDDLRSGRARLQPEVVDRAVATLVEPASVPDIDAAIDQWREVEVLCGDPVGERVARTVGRTLMLRRRGVR, encoded by the coding sequence GTGACGACCTCGGCGTCCTCCGTGGTGGCCGAGGGCCTGGCGTCCGTGCGCCCGGCCCTCGCTCCCGCGTCCGTCGAGCGGCTCGACCAGGTGTGCGCCCGCGCCGCCGAACCGCCGACCGTCGCGGTCGCCGGCCGGGTGTCGGCCGGCAAGTCGACCCTGGTCAACGCCGTCGTCGGCCGGCGGGTCGCACCGACCGACGCCGGCGAGTGCACCGAGATCGTGGCCCGTTTCCGGTTCGGACGGGCCGAGCACGTGGTCGTCCACGGTCGGGACGGGACGACCTCGGTGCGACGGCTCGACGACGACGGCCGCATCCCTGCGACGCTCGGCATGCCCGTGGCCGAGGTCGACCACATCGAGGTGCACCTCGCCAACCGGCGGCTGCGCGCGGTCGAGATCGTCGACACGCCGGGGGTCTCTTCGGCGTCCGGGGCGGGCGACCGCACCGAGCGGTACCTCGGCATCGATGACGTCAGCACGGCGGCGGTCGGGCGCGCCGATGCCGTCCTGTACCTGCTGACCCACACCGGTCGGACCGACGAGGCGACCGATCTCGCCTCGTTCGGCTCCGCCTCCGGGGGTCGCTCCGACGGCGCGATCGGGGTCCTGGGCAAGGCCGACCTCGTCGCCGGCGGCGATCGGGCGGCAGCGGAGGACCTGGCCGGCCGCCTGGCCGACCGCCTGCAGGGCTCCGTCCGCACCGTCCTGCCGTTGTGGACGCTCGTGGCCGAGGCGGTCTCGTGCGGCCGCCTCTCCGAGGACGACGCCCGCGCGGTCGTGGCCATCTCGGCGGTCGACACCACCACCCGTGAGCTGCTGCTCGCCGATGCGTCCCTGTTCGTGGACCTCGACGCCCCCGTCGACCGGGCGGCTCGCCAGCGCCTGCAGGACGTGCTCGGCCACACCGGCGCCGCTCGAGCGGTCGGGTTCGCGGCCGACGGCGCCCGTGGCGCGGCCCAGCTCGCGGACGCGTTGGACGCGATGTCCGGCCGAGCCGAGCTCGACCGGGCGCTTGTCGAGCTCACGGAGCGCGCCGACGTCCTGCGAGCCGCCCGCATGCTCGCGAGCGCCGACGCGATCGCGTACGGCGAGCCCGACGCCGCACCGCTCCGCGACGTGGTCGAGCAGCTCCGCGTCCGGCCGGAGCTCCACGTGCTCGACGAGACCACGGCGCTCGACGACCTCAGGTCGGGTCGGGCCCGCCTCCAGCCGGAGGTCGTCGACCGCGCCGTCGCCACGTTGGTCGAGCCGGCATCGGTGCCCGACATCGACGCGGCCATCGACCAGTGGCGGGAGGTCGAGGTGCTCTGCGGCGATCCGGTGGGGGAGCGGGTGGCCCGGACGGTCGGACGGACGCTGATGCTCCGGCGCCGAGGGGTGCGGTGA